A stretch of Lepisosteus oculatus isolate fLepOcu1 chromosome 11, fLepOcu1.hap2, whole genome shotgun sequence DNA encodes these proteins:
- the LOC102689529 gene encoding microfibril-associated glycoprotein 3 isoform X2 → MFTEHRFIKEDPQPLRPQFPGDFVLNFSAAFPCILDTCVAVALRRQPDMLLARRGQAVFLLLYASCAAAQGADGPQSDPPGNSSLIPAHRLASLPALRDIVVKEGSSTLIECNVTGSHEGIQWYNSKGHVLDEEGGGGKWLILDKGILNITTVTFEDRGRYTCIASGPSGTSNYTITLRVAYTYSGLGLYYVIVCLVAFTIIMVLNITRLCMVSSHLRKTEKAINEFFRTEGAEKLQKAFEIAKRIPIITSAKTLELAKVTQFKTMEFARHIEELARSVPLPPLILNCRAFVEEMFEAVHLEDPGQPRKAGKECQAIDRCPDGCQDRVYSIESAVQHGGAQEALLGEEAVQERSREVQVSIHKESSAGAQSEGLRENEEESSPSALEASASKCVVYESHI, encoded by the exons ATGTTTACTGAACACC GTTTTATCAAAGAAGACCCGCAGCCGCTCAGACCCCAGTTCCCCGGGGATTTCGTTCTGAATTTCTCAGCTGCTTTCCCCTGCATTTTGGATACGTGCGTGGCAGTTGCCCTGCGCCGACAGCCGGATATGTTGCTCGCAAGAAGGGGCCAAGCTGTATTCCTGCTTCTCTACGCGAGCTGTGCCGCCGCGCAGGGGGCGGACGGACCCCAGAGCGACCCGCCGGGGAACAGCTCCCTGATTCCCGCCCACCGCCTGGCTAGCCTGCCCGCCCTCCGGGACATCGTGGTGAAGGAGGGCTCCAGCACTCTCATTGAGTGCAACGTGACGGGGAGCCATGAGGGCATCCAGTGGTACAACTCCAAGGGGCACGTCCTGGACGAGGAGGGCGGAG gggggAAATGGCTCATTTTGGATAAAGGCATCTTGAACATCACCACTGTGACTTTCGAAGACCGAGGCAGGTACACATGTATAGCATCCGGCCCGTCCGGGACCTCCAACTACACCATCACCCTGCGCGTGGCGTACACGTACAGCGGCCTGGGCCTGTACTACGTCATCGTGTGCCTGGTGGCCTTCACCATCATCATGGTCCTCAACATCACCCGCCTCTGCATGGTCAGCAGCCACCTGCGCAAGACGGAGAAGGCCATCAACGAGTTCTTCAGGACGGAGGGGGCAGAGAAGCTGCAGAAGGCCTTCGAGATCGCCAAGCGCATTCCCATCATCACCTCCGCCAAGACTCTGGAGCTGGCCAAAGTCACCCAGTTCAAGACGATGGAGTTCGCCAGGCACATCGAGGAGCTGGCGCGGAGTGTCCCCCTGCCTCCCCTGATCCTGAACTGCAGGGCGTTCGTGGAGGAGATGTTCGAGGCTGTTCACCTCGAGGACCCGGGCCAGCCCAGGAAGGCGGGCAAAGAATGCCAAGCCATCGACCGATGCCCAGACGGGTGCCAGGACAGGGTCTACAGCATCGAGTCGGCGGTTCAACATGGTGGCGCGCAGGAAGCACTCCTCGGGGAAGAGGCCGTGCAGGAGCGGAGCCGGGAAGTGCAGGTGTCCATCCACAAGGAATCCAGCGCCGGGGCCCAGAGCGAAGGCCTGAGAGAGAACGAGGAAGAATCGTCTCCCTCCGCGCTGGAGGCGAGCGCCTCTAAATGCGTCGTTTATGAAAGCCACATCTAA
- the LOC102689529 gene encoding microfibril-associated glycoprotein 3 isoform X1 produces MLLARRGQAVFLLLYASCAAAQGADGPQSDPPGNSSLIPAHRLASLPALRDIVVKEGSSTLIECNVTGSHEGIQWYNSKGHVLDEEGGGGKWLILDKGILNITTVTFEDRGRYTCIASGPSGTSNYTITLRVAYTYSGLGLYYVIVCLVAFTIIMVLNITRLCMVSSHLRKTEKAINEFFRTEGAEKLQKAFEIAKRIPIITSAKTLELAKVTQFKTMEFARHIEELARSVPLPPLILNCRAFVEEMFEAVHLEDPGQPRKAGKECQAIDRCPDGCQDRVYSIESAVQHGGAQEALLGEEAVQERSREVQVSIHKESSAGAQSEGLRENEEESSPSALEASASKCVVYESHI; encoded by the exons ATGTTGCTCGCAAGAAGGGGCCAAGCTGTATTCCTGCTTCTCTACGCGAGCTGTGCCGCCGCGCAGGGGGCGGACGGACCCCAGAGCGACCCGCCGGGGAACAGCTCCCTGATTCCCGCCCACCGCCTGGCTAGCCTGCCCGCCCTCCGGGACATCGTGGTGAAGGAGGGCTCCAGCACTCTCATTGAGTGCAACGTGACGGGGAGCCATGAGGGCATCCAGTGGTACAACTCCAAGGGGCACGTCCTGGACGAGGAGGGCGGAG gggggAAATGGCTCATTTTGGATAAAGGCATCTTGAACATCACCACTGTGACTTTCGAAGACCGAGGCAGGTACACATGTATAGCATCCGGCCCGTCCGGGACCTCCAACTACACCATCACCCTGCGCGTGGCGTACACGTACAGCGGCCTGGGCCTGTACTACGTCATCGTGTGCCTGGTGGCCTTCACCATCATCATGGTCCTCAACATCACCCGCCTCTGCATGGTCAGCAGCCACCTGCGCAAGACGGAGAAGGCCATCAACGAGTTCTTCAGGACGGAGGGGGCAGAGAAGCTGCAGAAGGCCTTCGAGATCGCCAAGCGCATTCCCATCATCACCTCCGCCAAGACTCTGGAGCTGGCCAAAGTCACCCAGTTCAAGACGATGGAGTTCGCCAGGCACATCGAGGAGCTGGCGCGGAGTGTCCCCCTGCCTCCCCTGATCCTGAACTGCAGGGCGTTCGTGGAGGAGATGTTCGAGGCTGTTCACCTCGAGGACCCGGGCCAGCCCAGGAAGGCGGGCAAAGAATGCCAAGCCATCGACCGATGCCCAGACGGGTGCCAGGACAGGGTCTACAGCATCGAGTCGGCGGTTCAACATGGTGGCGCGCAGGAAGCACTCCTCGGGGAAGAGGCCGTGCAGGAGCGGAGCCGGGAAGTGCAGGTGTCCATCCACAAGGAATCCAGCGCCGGGGCCCAGAGCGAAGGCCTGAGAGAGAACGAGGAAGAATCGTCTCCCTCCGCGCTGGAGGCGAGCGCCTCTAAATGCGTCGTTTATGAAAGCCACATCTAA